One genomic segment of Impatiens glandulifera chromosome 6, dImpGla2.1, whole genome shotgun sequence includes these proteins:
- the LOC124942772 gene encoding nuclear transcription factor Y subunit B-4-like: MADQHGDQDRLLPIANVGRIMKQILPPSAKISKEAKLTMQECVSEFISFVTEEASDKCHKENRRTLNGDDVCWALSSLGFDDYGEAMEKYMHRYREYERQRGKETKRNNGEASNTRENDQSSGDHDNTTLAPLEFRILERGEGSLPRSNIFKP, from the coding sequence ATGGCTGATCAGCATGGAGATCAAGATCGGTTGCTTCCCATTGCAAACGTGGGGAGGATTATGAAGCAGATCTTGCCCCCATCAGCAAAGATCTCCAAAGAAGCCAAACTTACAATGCAAGAGTGTGTATCCGAGTTCATAAGCTTTGTCACTGAGGAAGCATCCGACAAGTGTCACAAGGAGAATAGGAGAACGTTGAATGGGGACGATGTTTGTTGGGCTTTAAGCTCGCTAGGGTTCGACGACTATGGTGAGGCTATGGAAAAGTATATGCATAGATATAGGGAGTATGAGAGGCAAAGAGGAAAGGAAACCAAGAGAAACAACGGGGAAGCATCAAATACTAGGGAAAATGATCAATCTAGCGGGGATCATGATAATACTACCCTAGCTCCCTTGGAGTTTAGAATCCTAGAAAGAGGCGAAGGATCTCTCCCTAGATCAAATATTTTCAAGCCATGA